CCCTCCTTCCCACTGTAAGATGAGCTGATCCTCAGGTATGTCCCATGCTGAAGATAAATACGATCTGACAGCATCTAGAGATTGCTCACCTTCTTGATCTTTTGGCTGCTGATTTAGATCAATCACAATTTCTTCAACCTCATCACTCCCTGCTTCTTGCTTATTTGTCTCTGCAAGGGTAATGTTGAGTGACTTTAACCCCTCTAAATTCACTTCTGCATCGGTTTTAAATTGGAAGGAAAAGTTTTGAATCTCTACGTTATGGTCATTCATCAGCTCCTCCTTCACTTCGTTTTCTAGCTGGACAGCCATCTGTTCTAAAATATATGCACGTTGTGAGGCTTGTATTTCTTTTTTCTTCTCTTCAATCGAATTTTTCATAGATTCAACTTCTGCCTGATCATTCCACCTGTTCATTTCTCGTGTAAAGAATTGATCCATATCAACATCGAATAATTTAAAAACAGGCTGTAAAAAGACAAGAATAAGAAGGAGCCCCACTACGAGTTTGATGTATTTTCGAAAGGAGGATGCAGGGAGTAAGAGATCTGTCACTAATGCTAATAGTAAGAAAAGAATAATCTGTGTGACCCATTCTGTTATAAACGCCACTTGCCCACCTCCTAACGAACCATCATGGTTAAGTTACTGGCTGCCACTAAGATGACAATGGCCAGAAAGAACATAAACGTAACAACCAGAAGGGCTGCAAAAACAAACAAGATATGCTTGCTTATCGTTTCCATCGAAGCAATCACCGGGCCTCCCCCAATCGGCTGTAAGATAGCAGCGGCCAGTTTATAAATAAGCGCTACAGCTAACACTTTCACAGCTGGAAATAAGGCAAGAGCAAGAATGATAAGCACCCCTACAATCCCCACTGTATTCTTTAGTAATAGAGATGCGCTAAGCACGGTATCGGTTGCATCTGTGAACATGCGCCCGACGACTGGGACAAAGTTCCCCGTAACAAATTTAGCAGTCTTCATAGCGACCCCGTCCTGAATAGCTGAGGTAGCTCCTTGCACTGAAATGACTCCTAGAAAGATGGTTAGAAATGCACCTAAAAGTCCTAAGCTTGTATTCCTCAATAACTGAGCGAGTTGCGTCACTTTATATTGTTCATTGATTGTACTCACAATCATGAGTAGAGCAGACAGAAATAAAAGCGGCAGCACAATATTGGAAACAAGGAGTCCACTTGTATGAATTAAAAAAACGATAACTGGATGGAAGAACGAGACGGATAATAAATTCCCAAACGTTGCCATAAGCCCAAGCATGAGTGGTAAAAGCGCGATCATAAAACTACTCATCATTTCCACCGCACCTTTTGCATAGGAGACGGCCAGGTGAAAACTGTTCAGCGCTAAAACGATCAGTACCAGGTAAACGACAGCATAGGCGACTTTACTGACCGTCTGATTCTCGAATGCATTTTGAAGGGACTGAAGAATCATGCAAAATAGCGTCAAAAAGATTAACGTTCCTAAAAGCTTTCCGTTGATTAGGAATTCATAAAATAAATATTTCAAAAGACCAGTTACCCAATCTTTGATCGAGAGGGAGTCTCTGTTCTGCATGAATTCGACGAAGCTTCCTTTTCGGATGCCTGGCAAGTAGCCACCATATTCGTCCACAACTTGATTCCAATATGACTGAATTTCTGTGAACGTAACCGGATCGAGTGTAGGGCTCGTCCCCTCAACAGGAGGCGACTGAGCGTGGACAGGCTCTGATAAGAAGACGAGAATCCAAAGGGCAAGGAAAAGGACAACAATTAACTGCCGGAACACTTTCATCAACGCTCAAAGCCACCTCCTTCTTGAATCCATTAAGCTGGAAGGAAACCTAGTATAGTTTCAATAACAGCGGTTAGTATTGGAATAGCAAGGACCAGAATAAATACTTTACCTGCTAACTCAATCTTAGATGCTACTGAACCAAGACCTGCGTCCCTGGTAATCTGAGCACCGAATTCAGCCACATAAGCAATTCCTATAATCTTAAGAATCGTCTCCACGTACATGCCGTTCACGTTGGCTTTTTGAGCGATATATTCAAGCAACGTAAATACTTGTGCAATCTCGCGGATTAGAATAAGAAAGATAATAATACCTGTAAATAGAATCAGAAAAAATGCAATAGAGGACTTTTGTTCTTTTACAATGATCGTCAACACACTTGCTACGAGGGCAAAGGATACGATCTGGATAATCTCCATGTCATCACCCTTAACCTTGGAATAAGAAGACAGATTTGATTTGCTGGAACAAATCTTGAAGGCCATCCATTACAATAAAGAGCACGATTATAAATCCAACTAACGTAGCCCAATGGGCAATGTCCTCTTTTCCCATCTGTTTCAAAACCGTGTGAATCATAGCGACAACAATCCCCACTCCAGCAATCTGGAATAGAATATAGGCCTCTCCAATCATGTTGTTTACTCCTTTCGCCTTTACATGAATAACAATATAATGAGTAATCCTGTTAAAAAGCCGAGACTCTTGACCATCTTGCTATATTTTTGTTGCTGTTCTTCTGCTTCTTTTAACTCTCTCTCTAAATGCGATATGGCCAAGCGTATATGCTTTTGTTGGCCTGTGAAATCATGTTGGCCGAGAGTTTGTCCAAATTGCTTCATAATCTCTTTTTCGCCTTCTCCTAATGCACTAAGAGGCCAGAATGACTGGATTCGCTGTTCCCAAACGTCATAAAGAGAAGCACTGCTTTCCTTAAGTTGATCGCTGAATTCATAGAAAAACCAAGCCATTGGTTCTGGAATTTGACGGGCCACTTTCTCACATGCTTCTATGACAGGAGAATGCCCATAAAGGATTTCTGCTTCTAGTACTTGTAGCGCATTTTTCAGCTGACGAATTTGTTTTGGCCTTTCTGTCAGCCTTCTGGCAAATTCAAACCCTCCCCACGTTGTAGCGCACAGCAGGATAAGCGCTCCGATCCACTTCATGTGACACACCCCTTTTCTTTGGTGAAAGCCGCTGACCTTTTCCATCAAGGAGTGTTCGAACAAAACCTGGCTTTGTTTTACGTTCAAGAATGACGAATCGTTCAAACACTCCTTGTTGAAATAACGGGGTAAGTGAAGGTCTCTTCTGAACGGCTTCATATTGATCCCCATGAACAGTCGATATAACCGTTACCCCTGCGTATAAGGCTTCAAGAAGAGCGTCTACATCTGCCTGACTACCAATTTCATCAACAATTAGAATCTCCGGAGACATTGAACGAATCATCATCATCATTCCTTCAGCTTTCGGACAAGCATCCATCACGTCCGTTCTTAAACCAAGATGATGTTGGGGGACCCCGTGGATACTCCCGGCAATTTCTGAGCGTTCGTCAATGATCCCAACCTTCTTTGAAGAAATAAGGTCCGTCCCTTGACTCATAATTCTTGCCATATCTCTTAGAAGCGTGGTTTTCCCTGTTTGAGGAGGCCCTATGAGAAGGGTATTCGTATACTCCTTGTCATAAAGTTCTTCCACGAGAGATTGAGCTACACCGATTTTTTCTTTTGCGATTCGGATATTAAAGGAAGCAATGTGACGAATGGCCTTCACTACCCCTTTTTCCGTGTTGACTTTCCCCGCCAACCCTACCCTATGTCCCCCTGGGATCGTAATGTATCCCTCTCTCAGCTCGTCCTCCAAACGATAAATCGAGTATTCTCCAAGCTGATTTAATAAGTAATTTCCGTCTTGCTCACTTGGAATGATCGTCGGAATCAGTCTGCTTCCATCATCATAGATGAGCTCTAATGGCTTCGTGATCCGGAAGCGAATCTCTTGCAGACGTCCCCAGCCGTCTTCCCCGATTTGCTGCAGTTCTGATTGAATGTAGGACGGGAAAAGTCGCAAAATCTCTTTCATAGCTCTCCCTCACAATCTTTGCACTTGTTTACTGTAAATCTATGCGTGTCCATCTGATTTATGACCAAAGATAGAAAAATGAGAGAGCGCTCTAGTAACAGAGGCGTTTTGCATAAAAATAGTAGAAACTCTAAAACAAATACGCTTTTTTTCCCACATAAAAAACGCCTAAGGATTGCACCTTAGGCGTTTAATAGCAAGTAGTTATTTGTTTTGTCCCTAATGCTAAACATAGCGATCACTTTTCTAGTAAAAAAGCTCCCTGACTGAGTCAGAGAGCTTAGAATCATTCTTAGTTATTTGAACGGGAAACGTATTTACCATCATCTGTGCTGATCGTAAGGACGTCGCCTTCATTAATGAAGAATGGCACCTGTACACTAAGGCCCGTTTCAAGCGTTGCTGGTTTTGTACCACCGCTTGCCGTGTCTCCTTTGATACCAGGTTCTGTTTCGGTAACCTGAAGGTCAACGTTTTTCGGTAATTCAACACCAATTGTTTCACCTTGATAGAAACGAACTTGGATTTCCATGTTCTCTTTCAGGTAGTTCAATTCGTTTTCGATCTGTTTCGTTTGAAGTTCGACTTGGTCGTACGTGTCTGTGTCCATAAATGTATGAACGTTATCTGCAGAGTAAAGGTATTGCATTTTACGGTTCTCAATGTGTGCTTTTTGAACTTTTTCACCTGCGCGGAACGTTTTCTCTTGAATCGCACCAGTACGTAAGTTACGAAGTTTAGAGCGTACGAATGCTGCTCCTTTACCTGGCTTAACGTGTTGGAAGTCTATTACTTGCCAGATCCCATTGTCTACTTCAACTGTAAGACCTGTCTTAAAATCGTTAACTGAAATCATAATTGAATTTCCTCCCTAAATAAGCTTAAAGCGTAATTAACTCTTTTGAAGAGTGAGATAAACGCTCATTACCTGTCTCGGTTACAACTGTATCATCTTCAATTCTACAGCCACCTACATTTGGAACGTAAATGCCTGGTTCAACTGTTACAACCATTCCAGGTTCAAGCTTTTGCTTGTCGTTTCGGAATGATAAACTAGGTCCTTCATGAACATCTAGTCCAACTCCGTGACCGGTAGAATGGCCGAAGTATTGTCCATACCCTTGTTCTTTAATATAATCACGAGTCAAGTCGTCAGCTTCTTTACCAGTAATGCCGGCTTTTATTCCATCCATTCCACGCAGCTGCGCTTGTAAAACCGTGTCATAGATCTTTTTCAGTTCATCACTAATCTCACCAACAGCAACTGTTCGTGTAATATCAGAACAATATCCTTTATATAAAGCACCAAAGTCTAACGTGACTAATTCACCAGATTGAATCTCTTTCTCAGAAGCCACTCCGTGTGGTAGCGCAGAGCGATAACCGGAGGCTACAATAATATCAAATGAAGATGAAGTCGCGCCTTGTTTGCGCATAAAGAACTCCAATTCATTGGATACGTCGATTTCTTTAACTCCTGGCTTTATGTAGGACAGGATATGCTCAAATGCTGCATCTGCTATCTTAGTTGCTTCCTTTAATATCTTAATCTCATCCTCAGTCTTAATCAAGCGTAATTTTTCTACGATGCTTGCTGTCGGAACAAATTCCGCTTCTAGAACAGATTGATATTGCTCAAATAAACTATACGTCACGTGTTGTTTTTCAAATCCTAGTTTTTTCACGCCTAATTCTTTCGCTTGCTGAGCTACCTCTTCGTGAATAGGTGCCTTATGTTCCACAATCGCAAATCCACTTGTTTGCTCTGCAGCCTGCTCTGTATAACGGAAATCCGTAATAAACAGTGCTTCATTCGCTGTTACAAGCACGACTCCGGCTGATCCTGTAAATCCAGTTACGTAACGACGGTTCTGTTCACTTGTAATTAAAAAGCCGTCCAAGCCCTGTTCTTCAATACTGCTTCTTAAACGCTTCAATGTATCCATGTAAATCCTCCCCCTAAAATTGTTCTAAAAATGTTTGTGCAGCTAACTTGTAGCCAAATGAACCAAGCCCTACGATCTGCCCGTAACAAACTGGTGCCAAGAGAGATGTGTGGCGAAACTCCTCCCGTTTGTGAACATTTGATATATGTACTTCAATCACAGGGAGGTTTGCTCCTGCAATCGCATCTCGAAGCGCTATACTTGTATGCGTATAAGCTCCTGGATTAAAGATAATCCCCACATCTTGTCCTATAGCTTCGTGAATACGATCAATTAATTCCCCTTCATGATTCGATTGGAAGGAATCAAACGCCCATCCATTCCCTTCAACCATTGTTCGTAAGGTTGTTTCGATGTCACCAAGGGTACCTTTCCCGTAAACACCTGGTTCCCGCGTGCCTAATAAATTTAAGTTGGGTCCATTTAATAAAAGAATTTTGTCCATCTAGTGATCTCCCTTCCTCTTGAATTAAGGGAAATATTCCGACACTTTTTAGGATAACACAGACCCCCCTACAATTGGGAGCGATTTAGCTGGGTTGATTGTTTTGTTGATAATCGTATGAAATGGAATATCCTATAAATGCTCCATATAAAATAAATAAACATAAACTTGTGACGATCGTATCACTATCTAAATCCCCTAAAGATGGTACAGCTGAAAAAACGGGCTGGAACAAGAAAAATACAATAAACCACAATGCAGCTCCAAAGGCCATAGATGGCCAGAGTCCTTTAGTGTTTTTTAATAGACCAAAATACAAAATAGCGATTAAGAGTGAGATGAGCCCAACAGCAAGAATAGCAATAAGCTCTCCCAGCCATCTACTACTCCACTCATTTTGAACGAAGGAGCGAATTACGAAGCTACCTGC
The nucleotide sequence above comes from Pontibacillus chungwhensis. Encoded proteins:
- the aroQ gene encoding type II 3-dehydroquinate dehydratase, which codes for MDKILLLNGPNLNLLGTREPGVYGKGTLGDIETTLRTMVEGNGWAFDSFQSNHEGELIDRIHEAIGQDVGIIFNPGAYTHTSIALRDAIAGANLPVIEVHISNVHKREEFRHTSLLAPVCYGQIVGLGSFGYKLAAQTFLEQF
- the spoIIIAC gene encoding stage III sporulation protein AC, which produces MIGEAYILFQIAGVGIVVAMIHTVLKQMGKEDIAHWATLVGFIIVLFIVMDGLQDLFQQIKSVFLFQG
- the spoIIIAF gene encoding stage III sporulation protein AF: MAFITEWVTQIILFLLLALVTDLLLPASSFRKYIKLVVGLLLILVFLQPVFKLFDVDMDQFFTREMNRWNDQAEVESMKNSIEEKKKEIQASQRAYILEQMAVQLENEVKEELMNDHNVEIQNFSFQFKTDAEVNLEGLKSLNITLAETNKQEAGSDEVEEIVIDLNQQPKDQEGEQSLDAVRSYLSSAWDIPEDQLILQWEGGVQ
- the spoIIIAE gene encoding stage III sporulation protein AE, with the protein product MKVFRQLIVVLFLALWILVFLSEPVHAQSPPVEGTSPTLDPVTFTEIQSYWNQVVDEYGGYLPGIRKGSFVEFMQNRDSLSIKDWVTGLLKYLFYEFLINGKLLGTLIFLTLFCMILQSLQNAFENQTVSKVAYAVVYLVLIVLALNSFHLAVSYAKGAVEMMSSFMIALLPLMLGLMATFGNLLSVSFFHPVIVFLIHTSGLLVSNIVLPLLFLSALLMIVSTINEQYKVTQLAQLLRNTSLGLLGAFLTIFLGVISVQGATSAIQDGVAMKTAKFVTGNFVPVVGRMFTDATDTVLSASLLLKNTVGIVGVLIILALALFPAVKVLAVALIYKLAAAILQPIGGGPVIASMETISKHILFVFAALLVVTFMFFLAIVILVAASNLTMMVR
- a CDS encoding M24 family metallopeptidase; this encodes MDTLKRLRSSIEEQGLDGFLITSEQNRRYVTGFTGSAGVVLVTANEALFITDFRYTEQAAEQTSGFAIVEHKAPIHEEVAQQAKELGVKKLGFEKQHVTYSLFEQYQSVLEAEFVPTASIVEKLRLIKTEDEIKILKEATKIADAAFEHILSYIKPGVKEIDVSNELEFFMRKQGATSSSFDIIVASGYRSALPHGVASEKEIQSGELVTLDFGALYKGYCSDITRTVAVGEISDELKKIYDTVLQAQLRGMDGIKAGITGKEADDLTRDYIKEQGYGQYFGHSTGHGVGLDVHEGPSLSFRNDKQKLEPGMVVTVEPGIYVPNVGGCRIEDDTVVTETGNERLSHSSKELITL
- the spoIIIAB gene encoding stage III sporulation protein SpoIIIAB — its product is MKWIGALILLCATTWGGFEFARRLTERPKQIRQLKNALQVLEAEILYGHSPVIEACEKVARQIPEPMAWFFYEFSDQLKESSASLYDVWEQRIQSFWPLSALGEGEKEIMKQFGQTLGQHDFTGQQKHIRLAISHLERELKEAEEQQQKYSKMVKSLGFLTGLLIILLFM
- a CDS encoding YqhR family membrane protein, which encodes MELFENGHAKTEVMEMSEQDQKDQKDQQQQKQEGKQNPQLEQNQKEKPMSVISKALVTGFIGGVLWSFIGTVAYFFNFSTVSAGSFVIRSFVQNEWSSRWLGELIAILAVGLISLLIAILYFGLLKNTKGLWPSMAFGAALWFIVFFLFQPVFSAVPSLGDLDSDTIVTSLCLFILYGAFIGYSISYDYQQNNQPS
- the efp gene encoding elongation factor P → MISVNDFKTGLTVEVDNGIWQVIDFQHVKPGKGAAFVRSKLRNLRTGAIQEKTFRAGEKVQKAHIENRKMQYLYSADNVHTFMDTDTYDQVELQTKQIENELNYLKENMEIQVRFYQGETIGVELPKNVDLQVTETEPGIKGDTASGGTKPATLETGLSVQVPFFINEGDVLTISTDDGKYVSRSNN
- the spoIIIAA gene encoding stage III sporulation protein AA; the protein is MKEILRLFPSYIQSELQQIGEDGWGRLQEIRFRITKPLELIYDDGSRLIPTIIPSEQDGNYLLNQLGEYSIYRLEDELREGYITIPGGHRVGLAGKVNTEKGVVKAIRHIASFNIRIAKEKIGVAQSLVEELYDKEYTNTLLIGPPQTGKTTLLRDMARIMSQGTDLISSKKVGIIDERSEIAGSIHGVPQHHLGLRTDVMDACPKAEGMMMMIRSMSPEILIVDEIGSQADVDALLEALYAGVTVISTVHGDQYEAVQKRPSLTPLFQQGVFERFVILERKTKPGFVRTLLDGKGQRLSPKKRGVSHEVDRSAYPAVRYNVGRV
- the spoIIIAD gene encoding stage III sporulation protein AD yields the protein MEIIQIVSFALVASVLTIIVKEQKSSIAFFLILFTGIIIFLILIREIAQVFTLLEYIAQKANVNGMYVETILKIIGIAYVAEFGAQITRDAGLGSVASKIELAGKVFILVLAIPILTAVIETILGFLPA